One Skermanella sp. TT6 genomic window, GCTGAGCGACGAGGAGAAACGGGAGGTGGAGTTGGTGATCAAGACCGACATCGAAGCCGCCGCCCTGCTCCAGCAGTATCGCCAGCATGTTCAGGAGCTTCACCGGATCTATGACGGCGTCCTCAACGAACCGGTTCCCGAGCGGATGCTGGACATTCTCCGC contains:
- a CDS encoding anti-sigma factor family protein, producing MKRLTMSDINAYLDGALSDEEKREVELVIKTDIEAAALLQQYRQHVQELHRIYDGVLNEPVPERMLDILRRRRSEGT